Below is a genomic region from Ancylomarina subtilis.
AGGATGAAAAAACGACTGAAATAGAAAAGATTGAAGAAAAAATCAAAAACCTTAAACTTTCAAAAGAAGCCGCAGATGTGATTTATGAAGAACTGGACAAATTAAAAATTCTGGATTCAGCCTCTTCAGAATTTCATGTTTCCCGTTCTTACTTAAATTGGCTAACCGATTTACCTTGGGGTCTTTTTTCAAAAGACAATTACGATATCAAAAAAGCCCGCAAAATACTGGACGAACAACACTATGGATTGGATGATGTGAAACAACGCATTCTCGAATTTGTAAGCACCATTGTTAAGAGAGGAAAGGTTTCGGGCTCAATCATATGCCTGGTAGGCCCTCCTGGTGTGGGTAAAACATCTATTGGTAAATCTATTGCTGAGGCTTTAGGGCGTGAATTCTACCGATTCTCACTAGGTGGCATGCGGGACGAAGCTGAGATAAAGGGACATCGGAGAACCTATATTGGAGCCATGCCCGGCAAAATCATACAAAGTTTAAAAAGAACAAAAACGTCCAATCCAGTCATCATGCTGGATGAGATAGATAAAATAGGCATCAGTTATCAGGGCGATCCAGCCTCAGCATTGCTCGAAGTTCTGGACCCTGAACAAAATTCTAATTTTCTGGATCATTATCTTGATGTTCGCTTCGATTTATCCAATATCTTATTTGTAACAACAGCTAATCAGTTGGATACCATTCCAAGGCCCTTATTAGATCGAATGGAGATCATTAAGCTCTCAGGATATATCTTAGAGGAGAAAATTGAGATTGCAAAGCGCTATTTAATTCCCCGACAGCGAAAAGAGCATGGATTAAAATCAAAAGAAATAGCAATAACCGACAGTGCCTTATCCAGATTGATTGATGCTTATGCCAGAGAAGCAGGTGTTAGGAGTCTTGAAAATCAAATCAAAAAAATAATGAGAAAAGCGACTCTAATTCTAGCCGAAGAAAAGCCTGGAAAACTTACTGTCAGCAATAGAAATATTATTGAATTTCTGGGGCAACCGATATTCTTCACAGAAGAGTTATATAAAAGATTATCTCCCGGAGTGACCCTTGGCTTAGCATGGACGGCCTATGGTGGTGCAACGCTCTATATAGAAGCCTCATCAATAAAACACGCTTCGGAAGGATTTAAGCAAACAGGACAATTGGGCAATGTCATGCAGGAATCAGCCGAAATAGCTTATTCCTATATCCGTTCGATATTGAGTAAAGACAAAAATGAAACCATCAATTCTTTTTTTGATAAGCATCTCATTCACTTACATGTGCCTGCAGGGGCGACACCAAAAGATGGCCCATCGGCGGGTATCACCATGGCTCTGGCTCTTCACTCACTTGCAACAAACCAAACCGTTAAAAAAGGAATAGCCATGACAGGAGAATTAAGCTTAACAGGAAAAGTTCTCCCCATTGGTGGTGTTCGTGAAAAGACTATAGCTGCTATTCGCGTTGGAATTCATGAACTGATTTTCCCCAAGGACAACAAAAAAGATTTTGACGATTTACCAGACTTCCTAAAGAATGAAATAAATGCTCACTTCGCTGATTACTTTGAAGATGTTTTGAAAATTGCTTATCCATAACCGATAAGCTCAAATAAAAGTTATCATAAAAAATTCAGGGACAGCTCAAATGAACTGCCCCTGTAATTGAATCTTTATCTTAAATTTTTCTTATTACATAAGACTCCTAATTATTCATTTATATAATCATGAGACTGAAACTTGCCATCACCTGTTTTTACAATTATTTTATCCAAACCCAAAGCAATAATTCGACCACTGCTTTTTACAGTATTATCATTTAAAGTTCTGGAGAAAATATACATATCACCCACCTTATAGCCTTTATAGTTTTTACTTTTGGTAAAGATTTTATCCGTAGATATTAATTTGGTTTTAGAATTTCCTTTAGGCGTTTTAATCAGAACCCTAACCTTATCGATATCCTCAATTGAAAGAATAACAGCATCTTCGTTTCTGTCAATATAAACAGAATCGCCAATCTCAAATAGCTCATTCGCTAAACTCTTCTTTGATAGTCTCTCTTTATACTTATCCGTATATGGATCGGCTTTAGAATCGTCAGTAAAACTCACAACATCTGCACTAACAGTAGCTTTCGTTTTATTAAAGAATGGGAAAAATGAACGTTTAAAATCAACTGTGAAATTGGCGTAGGTTTCGTTTGGTTTTAAAGGTCTGTTATTAATTAATTCTCGCTTAGCTTCTAAAACTAAGGCATCTTTTGAAAGCCCTCCAATACACAAAACTTGTTTAGTCTGTGAAACACCATAGGCAATGTCTTCATACTTTACATTTCGATTTAAGGATGAAGAACTGATCGCACCTTGATGCACAGCACAGGAGCTTAATAGTAAAAGGACCGAAAGTGGAATTAATAACTTTTTCATAATGGCGTGATAATATTTAATTGTGTTCGTTTTGTTTATGTCAAATTTAACGAAACACAACAAGTAAACAATATTCAAAACAAAAGTAAAACTATAAAAAAGCTTAAATAACCACCTCTTTATATATTAATATAAAAAAGGGATAGCTCTTATAAACCATCCCTCCATCATTATTATTTTAAACGACTCAATTAATTCATCAATATCTTATTAATGGTATTTTTTAGTTTCTCATTAACATCACCTTCCTTCACTTCAGCTTTTAAGCTCAACAACTCTTCAACAATCTGTTGCTTCTCCAAAGTTTGTTGCTGATTCTGTTTAAGAAGTCGTTCCTGAGTCTTATTATCACTATTCTTATCAGTTACGCCTGTCAACAAAGTATCAACTGTTGTAACTGCCCGATTCAAGATACGATAGAAAAGAGCAGCCGAAAAACCACCCAACATTGCCAATATAGGAACTGTCAAAAAACCAACCCCTGGTGATTGCTGCATCTCAAGTGAAGCCGGAATAAGAACAGCCATCATTAAACCCGCAATGAGTCCTAATACAAAACGGATCCAATAGGAACTTTCATATTTTGGATCGTATGTTCCATTGACGATGTATTTATTGGCCTGAAAAAGATTGCTAAAACAAGCCCCTAATGCAGCTGCCGAAAGAAAAAACATCAGATTAAGCAATAACTCAATACCATGATCAGCAAGTATGCCTTTTGAAACTGAAGCATTGTTGACGTGAGGAGATAAACTAATCAGAATAAAACCAACTAAAGAAAGTAGCGTTGTTGCCATCAACCTTCTAACAAGACCAACCGGGCCAAGAAAAGCTAGCCACTTATTCTTCTGGGCTTCCTTGTATAAAAGAGAGATGGTTTTGGGGCGAGCCGGAGCTACTTTCAGCGACAAACATTTATGTAGATTTAATATCTCATGACTCTCCCACTCGATAGCTTTCCCTTTATTGAGATCAATTATTTTCTTTGCCTCAACTGGAATTGCTGAACCTTCGGCAGAAAGATATTTAACCATTGCGATACATTCATCAATGAGATATTGTCCGATATTATTGCACACATTGAGTTCCATATTTTACGTTTAGGTGTATACTATCATTAATTTAAAATTGTTATCAATTCGATTTCAAACTTCAAAAAAAGGCCTCTGTAAATGTGATTCAACTTTATAAACAAAAGACATAATCAACTAATTCACAACACATAAAATACTAATTTAATCAATATTCATTAACAATAACAATTTAATTTATATAAACTATACATTCAAAACATCGACAATCAAGATAAAAAGCCCTAAGAGCAATCTCAATAGACATTCTGAAACATGTGAAACGCATATTGAACTTTGTAATCTCATAACGAGATCACAAAATCAAAATTCATTTTACTCTTAAAAACGAATGGTTAAAACATAAAAAAGGGACAGCTCTTACGAACTGTCCCTTTCATATAATTTAAGAATTCTTTATTTACTCGAATTCAGCCATTGTTTTCTTGATGATCTCAATAGCTTCACGCAATTGAGTTTCGTTAATTGTCAATGGAGGCGCGAAACGAATAATGTGTCCGTGAGTTGGCTTAGCTAACATACCGTTGTCGCGAAGACGCATACATACATCCCAAGCAGTTTTACCACCCTTAGGTTTAATCACAACTGCATTAAGCAGACCTTTACCACGAACAAGCTCAATCATATCCGATTTTACAGCTTGTAATTCTTCGCGGAAGATTTTACCCATAGCCTCAGCATTCTCAGCCAATTTTTCTTCTTTCACAACTTCAAGAGCTGCAATTGCAACTTCACAAGCAATTGGGTTACCACCAAAAGTAGAACCATGCTCACCTGGCTTAATGCAAAGCATAATATCATCATCAGCCAATACTGCCGATACAGGTACTACACCACCTGAAATAGCTTTACCAAGAATCAATACGTCTGGACGAACCCCTTCGTGATCAACAGCTAACAACTTACCTGTACGAGCGATACCAGTTTGTACCTCATCAGCAACAAATAGAACATTGTTTGCCTTACACAAGTCGTAAGCTTTCTTCAAGAAACCATCGCCAGGAACATATACGCCTGCCTCACCTTGAATAGGCTCAACTAAGAATGCACATACATTAGGATCTTTCAATTCTTTCTCCAATGCCTCAACATCGTTGTAAGGAATCACAACAAAACCTGGTGTGAAAGGTCCAAATCCTTTATATGAATCCGGATCAGTTGACATCGAAATAATAGTAATAGTACGACCGTGGAAGTTGCCATCACATACAATAATCTTAGCTTCGTTCTCAGGAATCCCTTTTACATCGTATCCCCAACGACGAACAAGTTTAAGTGCTGTTTCATCAGCCTCTGCTCCTGTGTTCATTGGTAATACTTTATCATATCCGAAATACTTCGTAACGTATTCCTCATATTTACCTAGATTGTTGCTATAGAAGGCTCGAGAAGTTAGGGTTAACTTTTTCGCTTGTTCCATCATAGCTCCAATAATTTTTGGATGACAGTGTCCCTGATTAACAGCAGAATAAGCTGAAAGGAAATCATAATATTGTTTTCCATCAGTATCCCATACATATACGCCTTCCCCTCTTTCTAAGACTACTGGTAGTGGATGATAATTGTGAGCTCCAAAATTGGACTCTTTTTCCATGTAGTCTGCCGCTGTCATTTTTGTTGTAGTGGTCATAAAAAACGATTTTATAAGGTTTGTAAATTTTAGGTTTATTTAATTTTGAATTTTGGTGAGCACAATTTTGTTATTTTTTTTAATAAAACAAATACTTATTCATAATTTTTTCATGTTAATTAACGTCTTTTAAAAATCGCTTCAAAGCCTTTAGTTCAAACAAGTCTTAAAAAGTTTAACAGTAAATTTATGTAATTATTATGCTTCATCCAACAGATACAGTTCATTCACATTTTCAAGAAAAAAATAGTTCGAAAATTTACTGTTAAGATTATTTGAATGCCTTCCGTGCAATTTTTTTTGAAAAAGATGAAAACTAAAAAAAAAGAAGAAATTGAGCCAAAAACTCTATTTCTTCAATTATAATCAGTCATACAGACAATATTGAGACTAATTCCAAAAGTATGATTCATCGTACTCAATAACTCCAAATTGTTCCATTATTTCGTCAACTTCTTCTTTATAGCTCTTATTATGGTGATGTTTTTTCTGATTTTGGATAAATCGTGTAACCACATCAATCTGGAAATGACTCACCGAAAATGCCCCATAACCATCCTGCCAATCGAAATCCTTATTGGTATGACCGATGCAACGAATCCATTCTGCAGACTCTTTTTTTACAGCATCAACAAGTGTCGAGAGTGCATAATCCTTTGATAAAGCAAATAGAATATGTACATGATCACTAACTGAATTGATCGTTAAAACCGGACTTTCAAATCTTTTAAAAACGGAGCTGATACAGGTATGCAATTTCAGTTCCCATATTTCTTTAATATCGGGGTTACGATCTTTGGTACTAAACGTCAGATGAACATAGAGCTGCGATAATGATTGTCCCATAACCTATTCTTTTTATAATTAATTAAAAAAAGGAAACTCAATTAGATATTCTAAATCAAGCGCTTACCTAATTTAACCAATTGCAAACCAATTAGCAAAAGCTTATGACTAACAAATTCTAAATCTCATATCATAATCTAAAGGATCTGTTGTATCTTAGCTTTCCCTATAATAACCTCTATCACATTAAATAATGCATAAAATTATCTTCATATATATTACATTTATCCTCATCGGTTTTTGCCCAAAGCTACATGCTCAGAATATGGCAACCATTAAAGGAGTTATTAAAAACGAAGACGGCAAAATCCTCTATGGTGTTCACATTTTAAACACAGCAAATTCGCAAACCACGACCTCTGACAAAGAAGGAGCCTTCCTGATCCATTGTGAAGCCGGGAAAAACATCACTCTGGAATTCACACATATTGCTTATCAAACTCTAGAAAAAGAATTCAGCCTAAAATCAGGTCAGACCATCGTCTTTAATCCCATATTAAAAGAAAATCGTCAAAGCCTGGATGAGGTCAACATTGCAGCCCAAATTAAATTACATAATAAGGGCATATATTTACAAACCAAAGAAATTGACAAAATAGCTTCTGCCGGTGGTGAAAGTATTGAGAACTTGTTAAAAACCTTACCCGGGGTGAGTTCGAATAACGAACTCAGTTCACAATACTCGGTGAGAGGTGGTAACTTCGATGAAAATTTGGTTTACATCAACGATATTGAGGTTTACCGTCCAAATCTAGTTCGGTCAAGTCAGCAAGAAGGACTAAGTGTCATCAATCCAGACCTTGTATCTTCAGTGCTTTTCTCACCAGGTGGCTTCGATGCCAAGTATGGAGATAAACTCTCATCGGTATTGGATATAAAATACAAAAACCCTCGTCGTTTTGAAGCCTCAGCTGATCTAAGTCTATTGGGAACCAGCGCGCACATTGCTAATGCAAGCAAAAATGGAAAACTGTCCTATCTTGCCGGATTTCGCTACAAAACAACCCGGTACCTATTAGCCTCACTTGATACCGAAGGCGACTACAATCCCAACTATAAAGATTTTCAAGCACTGATAAATTATTCGTTTAATAAAAAATGGAGTCTTCACTTCTGGGCAAATATCAGTAAGAATGAATATGGTTTTAAACCCAAGGACAGAGAAACAAATTTTGGAACCATAAGCGATGCCCTGCAACTAAAAATGTATTTTGATGGTCAGGAAAAGGACGAATATATTAGCGACATGGAAGCCCTCACCCTTAAATATCATCCCAACAGTAAAAGCTTATTTCAACTCATTACCAATAGGTATTCGACCACAGAAAAAGAACGATTTGATATTCAAGCGCAATACTATTTGCAGGATTTATTTATCAGTCAAGGTGGAGAAAAAGATCAATCTCTGGAGAATTTAGGAATTGGGACCTATCTCGACCATGCCAATAACAAACTGGAACGTGAGGTAAATAGCATCAAACTTAAGGCCGATCATAGCTTCGACAAGCTGCACCTTCAATGGGGCATAAAAGCTTTACACGAGAAAGTTGATGATCGAATAAACGAATGGCAATATCGCGACTCTGCTGGCTATTCCATCCCCTCTTCAGACACGAACACAGGTCTTGCCTATTCACGCCAAGCCTTAAACAGTATTTCGGGCACACATTTATCAGGCTACACGCAAGCCAATTACAATTTCAGCAATCAAACAGGTGATTTTCAAATAACAGCCGGACTTCGATACCACCATTGGACCTATAACAACACTTCATTTCTATCGCCCCGTTTTTCGTTTAACTTTGTTCCAAACTGGGAACGCAAAATGAAATTTCGCCTGGCAGTGGGCAACTATCAACAAATGCCTTCGTACAGAGAAAGCTTAAAAATTGATGGAGGGATCAGTCCTCAATTAAACACTCAGGAAGCCTGGCATTATACTCTGGCACATGAATACCTGTTTAAAATTAAAGAACGTGACTTCCGCCTGTCTTCCGAACTCTATTATAAAGATTTAAAATCGCTCATCCCTTACGATATTGAAAATGTTCGTTTGCGTTATTATGGGGATCAAAAAGCCAAAGGCTATGCCGCCGGACTTGAATTTCGTCTGAATTGGGAATATGTCCCTGATAGCGAATCCTGGATTAGTCTTTCCCTGATGAAAACACGTGAGGATATTTTAGGCGACAATCAGGGCTATATTGCTCGTCCAAGCGATCAACGATTTAATTTCTCCATGTTTTTTCAGGATTACATGCCTGGCAATCCCACATACAAAATGCACCTGACTTTAATATATGCAGGTGGTTTACCCGTATGGGTTCCCAAGTTGGGCAAGCAGGGACAAAGTTTTAATATGCCTGATTACAAGCGAGCCGATTTGGGGTTTTCAAAGGAACTTCTCGATACAAAGAAGAATAAGTATAAGGGACTGTTGAAGCATTTCAAATCCATGTGGATTGGTTTGGAAATTTTTAATCTATTCGATATTAACAACACTGTTTCTTACCTTTGGATCAACGATATTCGGGGGAATCAATACGCTATTCCTAACTATTTAACAGCCCGTAAACTAAACCTGAAGTTGAGTGCTAAATTCTAAACGAACTTAAAATCATCTGTGTTTTATGCCTTTACACTTTCAAAATCCTAGTATCCTGTGGGGACTCTTAAGCTTGATGATTCCTATTATCATTCATCTATTCAACTTTAAGCGCTTTAAAAAAATCTATTTCAGTAATCTGAAATTCTTAAAAGACCTTACAGCCGAAAATAAAAACCGATCTAAAATTAAAAAATGGCTATTGCTTGCCAGTCGTTTGATGGCTCTAAGCTGCTTAATTATAGCCTTTGCTCAACCCTATATTCCCAACCAAAACACATCAGTAATAAGTAAAAATCAAAAGAGTTCAGTTTATATTTATGTAGATAATTCCTTCAGTATGAATGCTGAAACTGAAAAAGGGATTGCCATTGAAATTGCAAAATCTAAAGCCATAGAACTTATTAATTCTTTAGCCGAAGATGTTCAAATAAAAATTCTTGATAATAACAACAAGGGAAAACTCCCTACACTAAGCAAGCAAGGAGCAATCTCAAAAATTCAGGCACTAAAACCATCGGCTGAAAGCAAGCTTTTCTCTCAAATTTTAAAAGAATGTCTACAAAATGATTCCAATGAGAATGATAAAATTTACCTATTCTCAGATTTTCAGAAATATCAGGCAGATTTCAACAAAATGTTACCTGATAGCAATCTACATGTTAACTTAATGGCTTTATCAACTCAAAGCCGAAACAATCTCTATATTGACTCCTGCTGGTTTGAAAATTCAGCGCATAAGATCAATCAAACAGAAGAACTCAAAATCAACATCCGCAACGCATCGAATGAAAGCTTTCGTAAAATCCCAATCAAACTCTATATTAATGACAGTTTAAAAACCATTTCGAATTTTGATATTGAGGCTCAGGAAAACAAAGAATTAGATTTACGCTACAAGAATAATCAGTCAGGTATTTATTCCGGTCGAATAGAAATAAGCGATTACCCAATTACCTATGACAACACATTTTACTTTTCTTATATGATTCAGAAAAGTGCTGAAATCATCAGTATTAATCAGGAAAACGAAAATCGCTACATCAATCAGCTTTTCTCGAATAAGCAATATTTCATCCTCAAAAACATTAACAAATCACAATTTCATCAGGAAGATCTAAGTAAAACCAAATTGATTATCTTAAATCAACTTACGGATATGCAAAGCGGTTTCAGACAAAAGATATCAAACTATATCCACAAAGGCGGCCAGGTGCTTGTCCTTCCGGCAAATGAAAATAATGATTCAAATAATGAACTCCTGACCGAATTGGGTGCCAGCCAGTTTACACAAATGGACAGTTTGAATAAAACAGTTTCGAGTATCGAGCTTGATGCAGAAATCTACAAAAAAGTATTTACTCAACTGAAAGAGGACGCGCGCCTGCCACAAATCTATCGTCATTTTAAATTGAGTGAGGCAAAAACCGGAATCAGTACCCCACTTTGGAAAACCAATACGGGAGAGAATCTATTCTCTCAAACACAATTGGGCCAAGGCAAACTCTATATCTCCAGTTTTAACTTCCATCCCCAATGGACCAATGCGATCAAGCATCCGATATTTGTCCCCGGGTTAATCAATATCGCACTAAACAACCAAGTTCATTCGCCAATCTATTATAAACTGGACGAAAGCGAATACGCTATTGCAAATGGCTTAAAATTAAACCACGAAAAAGCCATGTTTCACATCGAAAATAAAACACTCGGCATTGACCTGATTCCGGAACAAATTTCTCATTTTGACAGAGGATTACTTTTAAATACACATGGACAAATTAAAAAGGCAGGGAATTATTTCATCAGTCAATCCAAGCAAATTCTATCGGGAATTTCGTTTAACTACCCTCGCCAGGAATCAGATCTGACTTTTTATTCATCGGGTGAAATTCAAGATCTTCTGCAAAAACACAAGCTAAATTACAGCTTATTCGATATTGAAACTATAGATATGAGAAGCTTGATTGAGGAGCAAAAAAACGGAAACACCTACTGGAAATTATTTCTTCTTCTGTCTTTCTTGTTTCTGATAATTGAGGTCTTAATTCAAAAAATCAAATTCTTTTAAACCGACTGTCTTTAATTTTCAAAAAAAGTATAGAGCACTAAAAAGGGGAAAAGTTCATATCAGACTTCTCCCCTTTTCTGCTCTTTACTCCAAACCTAGTGCTGGCAAACGTGATCTGAATCACCATGTCCGGCACAAGTCGTTCCCGAGTCCACAACATTCTCTTGCAAGTAGGCCTCGGCCAACTCACGCACATCACCCGAACAGCCACGGTAAACCTGAATACCAGCCTGAGAAATTTTGTTAACAGCTCCCTGTCCCATATTCCCGGCAAGCATCACCTTTACGCCCATTTCGGCAAGCTGATTCGCTACATTTGATTTACAACCACACCCCTGTGGAGACTCCATTAATTCGATGCTACCAATCTTATTATCGGCAGTCAATTCAACAATCGAAAAATACTCGCAATGTCCAAAATGCGAATCAACCTGATTGTCTTTAGTTGGAATAGCTATTTTCATCTCTTTGTTATTTTTAGTTTTCATTTACTGAATACCCCTTATTCTTATATTTATTCGATACCCATCAATTTCAGAATATCCCCTAGTGTCTTGTTATTTTCATTCAGAATAATGAATTGCAAGCCCTTTGTTTTTGCTAACTGCTGCAATTTCAATCCTAACTCAAAAGCAATGAATGTGTCAACACCATTGTCCTGACAGAGTAAAGTCAGAATTTTAGGACCAACACCTTTCTCATCGTTTGCAAATGGATTTTCAACAAAGCGATAAGTCTTATTGGATTTATCAACCAAGACAAAATAGGGGCTTCTTGCAAATTTCGAGGACAATTGAGCCTCATTTATATTACTCATTACGGGAATTGCTGCTACCATTATGCTTCCTCCACTTTTAAAATATCAGAACTTGAACACAATGAACATCTTTTAAGCTCATCATCACCTGGCTTATTAAAATGCGACCGACAAGTCAAGCACTCATACCAGGTTTCATCATAAACAATCTTTCCACCTTCGATACGAATAGGGCTTGCCTCAATCAATGCC
It encodes:
- a CDS encoding BatA domain-containing protein, whose translation is MPLHFQNPSILWGLLSLMIPIIIHLFNFKRFKKIYFSNLKFLKDLTAENKNRSKIKKWLLLASRLMALSCLIIAFAQPYIPNQNTSVISKNQKSSVYIYVDNSFSMNAETEKGIAIEIAKSKAIELINSLAEDVQIKILDNNNKGKLPTLSKQGAISKIQALKPSAESKLFSQILKECLQNDSNENDKIYLFSDFQKYQADFNKMLPDSNLHVNLMALSTQSRNNLYIDSCWFENSAHKINQTEELKINIRNASNESFRKIPIKLYINDSLKTISNFDIEAQENKELDLRYKNNQSGIYSGRIEISDYPITYDNTFYFSYMIQKSAEIISINQENENRYINQLFSNKQYFILKNINKSQFHQEDLSKTKLIILNQLTDMQSGFRQKISNYIHKGGQVLVLPANENNDSNNELLTELGASQFTQMDSLNKTVSSIELDAEIYKKVFTQLKEDARLPQIYRHFKLSEAKTGISTPLWKTNTGENLFSQTQLGQGKLYISSFNFHPQWTNAIKHPIFVPGLINIALNNQVHSPIYYKLDESEYAIANGLKLNHEKAMFHIENKTLGIDLIPEQISHFDRGLLLNTHGQIKKAGNYFISQSKQILSGISFNYPRQESDLTFYSSGEIQDLLQKHKLNYSLFDIETIDMRSLIEEQKNGNTYWKLFLLLSFLFLIIEVLIQKIKFF
- a CDS encoding DUF6567 family protein codes for the protein MKKLLIPLSVLLLLSSCAVHQGAISSSSLNRNVKYEDIAYGVSQTKQVLCIGGLSKDALVLEAKRELINNRPLKPNETYANFTVDFKRSFFPFFNKTKATVSADVVSFTDDSKADPYTDKYKERLSKKSLANELFEIGDSVYIDRNEDAVILSIEDIDKVRVLIKTPKGNSKTKLISTDKIFTKSKNYKGYKVGDMYIFSRTLNDNTVKSSGRIIALGLDKIIVKTGDGKFQSHDYINE
- the tnpA gene encoding IS200/IS605 family transposase, giving the protein MGQSLSQLYVHLTFSTKDRNPDIKEIWELKLHTCISSVFKRFESPVLTINSVSDHVHILFALSKDYALSTLVDAVKKESAEWIRCIGHTNKDFDWQDGYGAFSVSHFQIDVVTRFIQNQKKHHHNKSYKEEVDEIMEQFGVIEYDESYFWN
- the lon gene encoding endopeptidase La, which produces MNKNNLVLVSDIYPDNIIVLPIEDKPLFPGITIPLEYTGIEFVNLITYSFEKNNGFMGISYIKELDETNFSNSVLFKTGTFIKIIKIIDRTEDQINFFAQAITRFEYVRETKRDQKRHWTVKYHIPEKVKKTDELKAYTLAIINSVKELIKLNPMLQEQIRLSLTNVGMQNPGLLMDIISSFMSSDPLKLQDLLETFDLYKRSEKLLILLKEELEITRLQEDIQSQISEKLTSDQREFFLREQLKVIKKELGLEKDEKTTEIEKIEEKIKNLKLSKEAADVIYEELDKLKILDSASSEFHVSRSYLNWLTDLPWGLFSKDNYDIKKARKILDEQHYGLDDVKQRILEFVSTIVKRGKVSGSIICLVGPPGVGKTSIGKSIAEALGREFYRFSLGGMRDEAEIKGHRRTYIGAMPGKIIQSLKRTKTSNPVIMLDEIDKIGISYQGDPASALLEVLDPEQNSNFLDHYLDVRFDLSNILFVTTANQLDTIPRPLLDRMEIIKLSGYILEEKIEIAKRYLIPRQRKEHGLKSKEIAITDSALSRLIDAYAREAGVRSLENQIKKIMRKATLILAEEKPGKLTVSNRNIIEFLGQPIFFTEELYKRLSPGVTLGLAWTAYGGATLYIEASSIKHASEGFKQTGQLGNVMQESAEIAYSYIRSILSKDKNETINSFFDKHLIHLHVPAGATPKDGPSAGITMALALHSLATNQTVKKGIAMTGELSLTGKVLPIGGVREKTIAAIRVGIHELIFPKDNKKDFDDLPDFLKNEINAHFADYFEDVLKIAYP
- a CDS encoding NifB/NifX family molybdenum-iron cluster-binding protein; its protein translation is MKIAIPTKDNQVDSHFGHCEYFSIVELTADNKIGSIELMESPQGCGCKSNVANQLAEMGVKVMLAGNMGQGAVNKISQAGIQVYRGCSGDVRELAEAYLQENVVDSGTTCAGHGDSDHVCQH
- the rocD gene encoding ornithine--oxo-acid transaminase, whose amino-acid sequence is MTTTTKMTAADYMEKESNFGAHNYHPLPVVLERGEGVYVWDTDGKQYYDFLSAYSAVNQGHCHPKIIGAMMEQAKKLTLTSRAFYSNNLGKYEEYVTKYFGYDKVLPMNTGAEADETALKLVRRWGYDVKGIPENEAKIIVCDGNFHGRTITIISMSTDPDSYKGFGPFTPGFVVIPYNDVEALEKELKDPNVCAFLVEPIQGEAGVYVPGDGFLKKAYDLCKANNVLFVADEVQTGIARTGKLLAVDHEGVRPDVLILGKAISGGVVPVSAVLADDDIMLCIKPGEHGSTFGGNPIACEVAIAALEVVKEEKLAENAEAMGKIFREELQAVKSDMIELVRGKGLLNAVVIKPKGGKTAWDVCMRLRDNGMLAKPTHGHIIRFAPPLTINETQLREAIEIIKKTMAEFE
- a CDS encoding TonB-dependent receptor — protein: MATIKGVIKNEDGKILYGVHILNTANSQTTTSDKEGAFLIHCEAGKNITLEFTHIAYQTLEKEFSLKSGQTIVFNPILKENRQSLDEVNIAAQIKLHNKGIYLQTKEIDKIASAGGESIENLLKTLPGVSSNNELSSQYSVRGGNFDENLVYINDIEVYRPNLVRSSQQEGLSVINPDLVSSVLFSPGGFDAKYGDKLSSVLDIKYKNPRRFEASADLSLLGTSAHIANASKNGKLSYLAGFRYKTTRYLLASLDTEGDYNPNYKDFQALINYSFNKKWSLHFWANISKNEYGFKPKDRETNFGTISDALQLKMYFDGQEKDEYISDMEALTLKYHPNSKSLFQLITNRYSTTEKERFDIQAQYYLQDLFISQGGEKDQSLENLGIGTYLDHANNKLEREVNSIKLKADHSFDKLHLQWGIKALHEKVDDRINEWQYRDSAGYSIPSSDTNTGLAYSRQALNSISGTHLSGYTQANYNFSNQTGDFQITAGLRYHHWTYNNTSFLSPRFSFNFVPNWERKMKFRLAVGNYQQMPSYRESLKIDGGISPQLNTQEAWHYTLAHEYLFKIKERDFRLSSELYYKDLKSLIPYDIENVRLRYYGDQKAKGYAAGLEFRLNWEYVPDSESWISLSLMKTREDILGDNQGYIARPSDQRFNFSMFFQDYMPGNPTYKMHLTLIYAGGLPVWVPKLGKQGQSFNMPDYKRADLGFSKELLDTKKNKYKGLLKHFKSMWIGLEIFNLFDINNTVSYLWINDIRGNQYAIPNYLTARKLNLKLSAKF
- a CDS encoding NifB/NifX family molybdenum-iron cluster-binding protein, with translation MVAAIPVMSNINEAQLSSKFARSPYFVLVDKSNKTYRFVENPFANDEKGVGPKILTLLCQDNGVDTFIAFELGLKLQQLAKTKGLQFIILNENNKTLGDILKLMGIE